Proteins co-encoded in one Amaranthus tricolor cultivar Red isolate AtriRed21 chromosome 7, ASM2621246v1, whole genome shotgun sequence genomic window:
- the LOC130818155 gene encoding uncharacterized protein LOC130818155, protein MAKNRNKKKKNSDKAPMDTTEVSVTDIPQAMDTSESREGVSILLARKVKKGVQMKRSKNVRRKKAIAKAIAKDEKSSEKVVKLETKKMRVHSAKSLYD, encoded by the exons ATGGCGAAGAACAGaaacaaaaagaagaagaattCTGATAAAGCTCCTATGGATACTACCGAGGTTTCCGTTACTGATATACCCCAAG CCATGGATACTTCTGAATCGAGGGAAGGAGTTTCTATTCTTCTTGCCAG GAAAGTAAAGAAGGGGGTTCAAATGAAGAGGTCAAAGAATGTGAGAAGGAAAAAAGCTATTGCAAAAGCGATTGCAAAGGATGAAAAGTCCTCGGAAAAAGTCGTGAAGCTTGAAACCAAGAAAATGAGAGTTCATTCAGCAAAGTCCTTATATGACTGA
- the LOC130817515 gene encoding uncharacterized protein LOC130817515 isoform X2, with protein sequence MSLHLYEANDLCGVTCKVCIGKKSLVSDIGTSNASSSPEDSFQSDDSSSFPENVIGESEPPNDENQNTDTEITEGDLDQYQLPNSGLIFLFEKHLTPADCDAKSGRLQLTKLQGEKLLDQTPENRIIYVDVEDIVGNRWNLKLRWWSTKNGRRYIFDGTRKCCQKMQWNAGDTCRFQMEN encoded by the exons ATGTCTCTCCATTTATATGAAGCTAATGATTTATGTGGTGTAACCTGCAAGGTTTGCATTGGAAAAAAGAGTCTTGTG TCCGATATAGGCACTTCCAATGCAAGCTCAAGTCCTGAGGATAGCTTTCAGTCTGATGACTCAAGCAGTTTTCCTGAAAATGTCATTG GTGAATCCGAGCCTCCAAATGATGAAAATCAGAATACAGATACAGAAATTACTGAAGGAGATTTGGATCAATATCAATT GCCAAACTCAGGtcttatttttctctttgagAAACATTTGACACCAGCTGATTGTGACGCTAAGTCTGGGCGTCTTCAGTTGACGAAGCTGCAGGGAGAG AAATTACTAGACCAAACTCCTGAAAATCGCATTATTTATGTTGATGTAGAAGACATAGTAGGCAATCGGTGGAATCTTAAGTTGCGATGGTGGTCTACTAAGAATGGCCGGAGGTATATATTTGATGGCACTAGAAAGTGTTGTCAGAAAATGCAATGGAATGCTGGTGACACAT GCAGATTTCAGATGGAAAACTGA
- the LOC130817515 gene encoding B3 domain-containing transcription repressor VAL2-like isoform X1 yields MSLHLYEANDLCGVTCKVCIGKKSLVSDIGTSNASSSPEDSFQSDDSSSFPENVIGESEPPNDENQNTDTEITEGDLDQYQLPNSGLIFLFEKHLTPADCDAKSGRLQLTKLQGEKLLDQTPENRIIYVDVEDIVGNRWNLKLRWWSTKNGRRYIFDGTRKCCQKMQWNAGDTLKFYRQISDGKLILELQKIPINTFPSTQ; encoded by the exons ATGTCTCTCCATTTATATGAAGCTAATGATTTATGTGGTGTAACCTGCAAGGTTTGCATTGGAAAAAAGAGTCTTGTG TCCGATATAGGCACTTCCAATGCAAGCTCAAGTCCTGAGGATAGCTTTCAGTCTGATGACTCAAGCAGTTTTCCTGAAAATGTCATTG GTGAATCCGAGCCTCCAAATGATGAAAATCAGAATACAGATACAGAAATTACTGAAGGAGATTTGGATCAATATCAATT GCCAAACTCAGGtcttatttttctctttgagAAACATTTGACACCAGCTGATTGTGACGCTAAGTCTGGGCGTCTTCAGTTGACGAAGCTGCAGGGAGAG AAATTACTAGACCAAACTCCTGAAAATCGCATTATTTATGTTGATGTAGAAGACATAGTAGGCAATCGGTGGAATCTTAAGTTGCGATGGTGGTCTACTAAGAATGGCCGGAGGTATATATTTGATGGCACTAGAAAGTGTTGTCAGAAAATGCAATGGAATGCTGGTGACACAT TGAAATTTTACAGGCAGATTTCAGATGGAAAACTGATCTTGGAGCTTCAAAAGATTCCAATAAATACTTTTCCAAGTACCCAATAG